One Nocardiopsis gilva YIM 90087 genomic window, CCGATGCCCTCGTCCTCCACGGCCAGCAGGACGCGGCCGTCGGACATGCGCTGTCCGCTGATGACCACCTGGGCGTGCGCCGGCGACTTCGCCGTGGCGTTGTCCAGGAGTTCCGCGAGGAGGTGGCTGAGGTCGTCGGCGGCCGAGCCCGCCAGCGCGGTCGAGGGCAGGCGGCCCACCTGCACCCGGTCGTAGTCGCTGATCTCGGAGATGGCCGCACGAGCCACGTCGAGCAGCGGCACGGGGTCGGTGCGCGGGTCGTCGATCTCCTGCCCGGCGAGGACCAGCAGGTTCTCGCCGTTGCGGCGCATCCGGGTGGCGAGGTTGTCGATCTTGAACAACCGCTCGAGCAGGTCAGGGTCGTCGCTAGTTTCCTCCAAGTCCTCCACGACGGCCAGCAGGGAGTCGATGAGCGTGAGGTCGCGCATCGCGAGGTTGGCGAGGGTGTCGGTCATCAGTCGGGCCTGGCGCGCCGCGGCGGCGTCGATGGCCGTCTGCTCCGCTGCGGACGCGTGGTCGTACCCGGCCTGGCTGACGTGCTCGTCGAAGGCCGCGACCTGCGGGGCCGCCGGCTCCGGAATCGCCGTCTCCCGCGCGGCGCCCTGGTCGCGTCCGCCGTCGGGAGCGGACGCAGCCGGGGGAACCGCCGCTTCGGAGGGCGCCGACGGTGGGGGCGGCGCGGGGGGTGCGCCGGTTCTGGGCGCCGTGCCCTCACCGGCGGGTGTCACGGGCGGGGGCTGCGGAACGGAGGCGGAGGGGGCGGATCCCCCGAGCCACGACATGAAGCGGCGCAGCCGCCCCTTGCGGGCCGCACCCTTTCTCCTCGTCTCCTGGCGTCCCTCCTTCCCCGGCGGTTGTGTTCGGGGCTGGTCGTCGCGACCGGCCGATGACGGCACCTCTGCCACGGCGCATCTCCTCACTCAGGGCTGTCCGCTCAGAAGCGGTCCGCTGACTCACCGCTCCGTCGGCGGTATGTCGTTGTTCGACGTTCGGGCCGCGACTGACCAAACCGGTCAAAGCATCATCGCGGCGTTGGCTGGCTTTATGGGGTCACACGGTTGATTTCGGACGTAACAAATACAGAGGGCACTGAAAAGTGCCCGCCGGTGGTACGGACGACGGCATCGGTACACGCCGATGCGGGGTCTCCGTGTTGGCGGGGAAATGGCTCAGGGGGATTTCAGACACCAGGTGCGCCGAATGATCGGATACCCGGAATTCAACTACCTGGCATTCCAGCCGAAGGTGAACCGACCCGGTGGCTGACGTGTTCTCGCCGCCCCGGCTTTCAACGGCCGAGAACGATGATGCGCGCCTCCACCTGTCTGGCCGGTCCGTGCGGCGCCGACACCGAACCCGGAGGTCCTTCCCCGGTTGGGCCGGGGACGTTCGATCCCGTCACCGCAACACCTAACGTCATAGAATGCACAAATCCTCGGAGCGCGGGCGTGACCTCCGAAGAGGCCGACGACCGCGCAAAGTACCGGTCGTTCTGCACCTGCTGTTCTGCGTGGCTCAGAACAGTACCCCCGCATCAGGGGCGCGCTCAGGCGTTTCCGTATATTTCCGGGGTCGATTTGCCGGTCCGTCCGAGATTCATTCCGACGCGGCGTCATGACCAGGTATGACGATTGCGAGGGGGAGGGTGGGGGAGGAATCGCCGCGGTTACCGCGGAGCCGTAACCGCGGCCGTGCGGTGCGCGGCTATTCCGCCGGTGTGACGTAGGGGTCGCCTTCGACGGCCTTCACCTCATCGGGTCCGCGCACCTCGATGACCGGGATGACCTTGCCGCCGGGGTTGCCGTTGCCTTCCTGGGTGAAGCTCAGCGTGCCGCTCGCGCCCGGGACCGGGTGCGCGGTATGGAGGAGGAGCAGCGCGTCGTACACGTCCATCGGTCGCAGTCCCTCCCCCTCCACCGGCTGGGCGATGCGGACCGCCGAGACAGCCGTGGCCATCGCGTCGTGGTGCATGACCGCGTAGCCGTCGTCCAGGGCGTCGGAATCGCGGCCGACGAACCTCGTGTAGGCGGAGAGGAAGGCAGGGAAGTACTCGGGGGCCTCATCCGGGTTCTCCGACCAGTCCGGGTCGGTGGCCGACGCGTAGACGAGGGTGACATTGCCCTTCTTCAGCTTCTCCAGGGCCTCCTCGTCCTTCAGGATGGACAGTCCCGTCACTGAGAAGACCACGGTCAGCGGGTCGTTGCGGCAGACCCGCACAGAGAGCGAGTCGATGAACGTGTGCAGGTCCTGGGTGCGTCCGGCGTAGACGACCATGTCGGGATCGGCGGTGCAGATGTTGCGTGTGATCGCGTCGAACAGGCCGGCACGCGGGGTTTCGCCGAGCGTCGATCCGCGGAACGGCAGCGCTGGGAAGTCCTTGAACATGCCGGACAGCTCCCGCTCGTAGGCCTCGCGCAAGGTCGCGACGAAGAGGTCCGGATCGTTCGAGTCGTTGACCAGGATGGCCGACTCCAGGTCCTTCTGATCATCGATATAGGCGTCCAGCGCGTCCACGTACTGGCTGTTGCTGGGCGAGGCCCGCAACAGGCCGGGGAACCCGTTGTAGTCCAGTCCGTCGGCGGTGACGACCGCCGAGACCATGGGGATCTGCCGGTCGGAGAAGTACTGCGCCGCCTCCTCGGTGGCGGTGATGCTCACTCCCAGGCCGATCACCGCGACCAGCGGGGCTTCGTCCTCGGTCATCTCGACGAGTTCCTGCGCCACCGGTTCCCACTGCGCCTGGTGGCTGCCCTCGTTGGCCAGGTACAGCTGGGTCAGCGGCAGCTGATCGCCGAGTTCCACACCGTGGTTGGCGCGCATCTGCGCGACGTAGGCGCCCTCCAACGAGCTGCGCACCCGCCAGGTGTCCATCGGACTCTTCTCCGTCGGCGTCAGGGTGGTCAGCAGCGCCACCTTGACGGAGGGCTTGGACTGCCAGGCGACCCGGTCGTTCTCCGCCTTGATCCGCTGCTGGATCTCGTCGAACCTGCGGTCGAACACGAACGAGCCGTCGGTGACCCCGACGCACTGGCCGTCGACGAGGGAGGTGTCGGACCCCGGGCCGCCGCACATCACGGAGGGGGCCACCCACACGGCGACGCCCACCAGCAGGACGGCCGCCACAGCGATCGCGGCCCGCCGCAGCCAGGTCCGTCGGGGCGGGGGAGTGGGAGTGAAGGGGCTGGGGGCGTTCATGTTCCGCGCTGCTCCTCGGGGTTGGAAAGGTGACCACGCTGGGACTCGGGGATGCGGGGAGGGCGGTTCAGTGCGAGGGGCGGTTCACGACCACAGGTGTGCCAGCCGGTCGTGCGTTTCGGCGGCGGTGAAAAGCTCGGCCGGGCTGTGCGGGGAGCCGAGCGCCAGGGCCCGGTAGTCGGCGGCGATCTGCTCATGGAGGTGGCGGCGTTCCGGACCGGTGAACGGGTCGGCGGCGAGCCACAGAGCGGCGACGAGGCGCCGGATCTGCAGGGCGAACGGCAGGCCGTCCGCGGAGGCCGATTCCCCGTCCTCCGCGGCCTGCGCCAGCAGCGCGTGCACGTGCTCGATGGGCGCGGGCCGGTCCAACCCGACCTCGGAGCGGGGAGCGAGCGTGACGGCGGTCAGCAGCCCGTTCCACGTGCGCGCCTCCGCACCTTCCGCGGCGCCGAAAGCGGTGCCGTCCGGCGGTGGCGCCACCGCGCCCGTCGCACCGTGGCCCTTGTCGAAGCGCTCCGTCAGTTCCCCGGCGACGAACCCCAGGTCACCGACGGCCAGCGCGTAGTAGAGCAGGCCGACGAGGTCGTCCCGGCGCCGGGCCTCCGCGTGCAGCCAGCCGAAGACCTGCGACCAGTTCGTCTTGGTGTTGGGCCCGCGCCGGGCGAGCCGTCGCAGCAGCAGGCGGCGCAGCAGGGCCTCCCCGCCGGTGCCGTGGGCGAACCGCGGAGTCGGCCGCCGGAGTTCGGCGCGGTCCCGGTAGGCGGGCTGAACCAGCTGGCTCGTCTGCGCCAGCCGAAGCGCGTCATCGCCGGTGCGCGCGGCGGCGCAGGTGGTCATCGCGTGGACGAGGCCCTTGGGGACGGTGGTGTTGCCCGGGACGCCGAGAAGCTCGCGGAACAGCCGGTTCTCCTGCTGGACCGTGGGGAACGCCGGAGCGTCGTCGGAGGCACCGGCCAGGACCCGGGCCAGGCTCTGCCGGGGTGACATGCGGGCGATCGTGTCGAGCAGCAGCCGCGTGGACCCGGGGTGCCCGCTGGTGAATCCGTGGATGATCTTGGCGCTGTGCCGGTCGGTTCTGGCGCTGAGACCCGCCCGTGTGATCAGGGTGTCGGTCTCCTCCTCGGTGAGGTCGCTGAGCACGTACCGCGCCCAGTCCGGGGGACGGTCCCCGGGGCCCGGGCGGGGCCGGGCGGCCTCGACCGGGATGTTGGTGCTGATGGTGACCGTGACGTCGTCCGGCAGCGCCCACAGCAGCGGGCCGCGGCTGGTCGCCACGATGGTCAGCGCTCCGTACCGGTCGTCGATCTCGGTCGTGCGGCGCACTCGGGCGAGGTGGTCGAGGAAGCCGCGGCCGGGTTCCTCGTCGACGTTGTCCAGCAGGACCACCGGTGTCAGCAGCCAGGACGCTGAACGCCCGCCGTGGGCGAAGGCGTCGCGGAGGTCGGCGAGGAAGGCCGCGCACAGGACGTCGGCCGCCTGGTCACGGCCGCCATCGTGGTGTGGTGCGTTCCACTGCTGGTTGAGCTGCACGAGGGCGTCGATCGGATCGTCGGTGTAGCCCTGGTCGCGGTGCCCGTACCAGTCCTGGTGGCGGCCGAGGAACGGACGGCTGCTGAGGGTCCAGGAGGTCAGCGCGCCGACGGCGGTGGCGACCGGACGGCCGAATGCGCGGGTGGCGACATTTCCGGTGAGCGGCTCGACGGGGAGGGAGACGATATCGTCGGCGGTCTCGCGGAGGAGTTCTTCGATCCGGTCGAGCTTGCGGTGTTTCTTGATTTCGGCGATGACCTGTTCCCGCGCCCCGTTGCGGTCCGTGTGACTGAGGTCCAGGCGCAGCACCAATTGGCCGATGATCATGCGGGGGAAGTTCAGTCGGCCGTAGTTGGGCGTGTGGCGGCTCAATTCGAAGGCGAGGGCGGACAGGACTTTCGCCACGTCGGCCTGCGGCGTGTGCTGGAAGTCGATATAGGCGTAGGGCACTTGCTGGTGCAGGAGGCCGGCGATGTGGTCGAGTAGCGCGGACTTTCCGATGCCCTGCATACCTTCGAACACCAGGATCGGCCGTCGCGCGCCCATAGGGGACCCATCGGGCCCCGGACGGGTCATGAGATGCCGGATGACCGCGATCGCATGTTCACGCCCGACAATCCATCGGCTGTCCGGATTCACCACATCCTCATTCAGGTTGTCCGTATTCTGGAGGAATAAACGATAATATCGATTGCGTGGGTGAATGTGTGCGACCTATGCGAAATCGACATGATCAATCCATGCTCAACTTTGATGACCTGGGCGTTCAAGGCGTCGGGGTGTCCGCATCCGGTCGTCAATGGACGCGTCGCAGATCCGATGGGATGTTTGGTGGAATCGATACATCGGAGCGCTCTATTCGCAAGGAAGAGAAACAAATGTGGCGCCTGGTGTCACGCGAGGCGATTT contains:
- a CDS encoding sensor histidine kinase; the protein is MAEVPSSAGRDDQPRTQPPGKEGRQETRRKGAARKGRLRRFMSWLGGSAPSASVPQPPPVTPAGEGTAPRTGAPPAPPPPSAPSEAAVPPAASAPDGGRDQGAARETAIPEPAAPQVAAFDEHVSQAGYDHASAAEQTAIDAAAARQARLMTDTLANLAMRDLTLIDSLLAVVEDLEETSDDPDLLERLFKIDNLATRMRRNGENLLVLAGQEIDDPRTDPVPLLDVARAAISEISDYDRVQVGRLPSTALAGSAADDLSHLLAELLDNATAKSPAHAQVVISGQRMSDGRVLLAVEDEGIGISREQIDDLNYRLNGKPVLDEQVIRHMGLYVVSLLAQQHGFEVQLESRAFRGISAFVIVPTELLRASSPYGAPTQEPRPSMPALVSPSAPPASPTGRHAPHSDSDRSPVTSAGLPRRTANRSQTAQRIAEGMDMPPTDEGAEPHTPTDSSERAARISADLDGFVQGEQAASSQNDP
- a CDS encoding ABC transporter substrate-binding protein, whose product is MNAPSPFTPTPPPRRTWLRRAAIAVAAVLLVGVAVWVAPSVMCGGPGSDTSLVDGQCVGVTDGSFVFDRRFDEIQQRIKAENDRVAWQSKPSVKVALLTTLTPTEKSPMDTWRVRSSLEGAYVAQMRANHGVELGDQLPLTQLYLANEGSHQAQWEPVAQELVEMTEDEAPLVAVIGLGVSITATEEAAQYFSDRQIPMVSAVVTADGLDYNGFPGLLRASPSNSQYVDALDAYIDDQKDLESAILVNDSNDPDLFVATLREAYERELSGMFKDFPALPFRGSTLGETPRAGLFDAITRNICTADPDMVVYAGRTQDLHTFIDSLSVRVCRNDPLTVVFSVTGLSILKDEEALEKLKKGNVTLVYASATDPDWSENPDEAPEYFPAFLSAYTRFVGRDSDALDDGYAVMHHDAMATAVSAVRIAQPVEGEGLRPMDVYDALLLLHTAHPVPGASGTLSFTQEGNGNPGGKVIPVIEVRGPDEVKAVEGDPYVTPAE